A part of Gossypium hirsutum isolate 1008001.06 chromosome A07, Gossypium_hirsutum_v2.1, whole genome shotgun sequence genomic DNA contains:
- the LOC107930844 gene encoding LOW QUALITY PROTEIN: leucine-rich repeat extensin-like protein 3 (The sequence of the model RefSeq protein was modified relative to this genomic sequence to represent the inferred CDS: deleted 2 bases in 1 codon), whose amino-acid sequence MKKTNLIDLHCYSSFCYLLLLLVSVFVSLCSCDEHYVSSHGGLTDEEVSYIKQRQLLYYRDEFGDRGENVTVDPSLVFENPRLRNAYIALQAWKKAILSDPFNLTADWVGSGVCDYTGVYCARALDNKRIRTVAGIDLNHGDIAGYLPEELGLLTDLALFHINSNRFCGTVPHKFIKLKLMFEMDLSNNRFAGKFPEVILKLPLLKFLDLRFNEFEGTVPKELFDKDLDAIFINHNRFRFNLPDNFGNSPVSVIVLANNKFHGCVPASLGNMTGLEEIILMNNGFRSCLPEQIGRLRNMTVFDVSFNELMGTLPEQIGRMVSLEQLNVAHNMLSGKIPASICRLPKLENFTFSYNFFTGEPPVCLGLRAFDDRRNCLPARPLQRSAAQCRSFLSRPVDCNSFRCAPFVPSLPSPPPPSPPPVVVLSPPPPSPVFIPQSPPPPPPPPVYSPPPPSPPPPPPPPVYSPPPPPPSPPPPVYSPRPPPPPPPPPVYSPPPPPPSPPPPSPPPPTYPSPPPPSPPPPSPVYCVRSPPPPPPNSPPPPPPLFSPPPPVPYYYNSPPPPHHSPPPPVHSPPPPPHSPPPPIYPYLSPPPPPPPVYSPPPPVHSPPPPSPPPCIEPPPPPPPPSPPPPSPPPPTYPSPPPPSPPPPSPVYCVRSPPPPPPNSPPPPPPLFSPPPPVPYYYNSPPPPHHSPPPPVHSPPPPHSPPPPIYPYLSPPPPPPPVYSPPPPVHSPPPPSPPPCIEPPPPPPPPSPPPPSPPPPTYPSPPPPSPPPPSPVYCVRSPPPPPPNSPPPPPPLFSPPPPVPYYYNSPPPPHHSPPPPVHSPPPPPHSPPPPIYPYLSPPPPPPPVYSPPPPVHSPPPPSPPPCIEPPPPPPPPCVEYTPLPPPPSPSPPPPIHYKPPPSPSPPPPPIHYHSPPPAPVYEGPLPPVIGVSYASPPPPPFY is encoded by the exons ATGAAGAAGACGAACCTTATCGACCTCCATTGTTATTCTTCTTTCTGTTACCTTTTGCTTCTTTTAGTTTCAGTTTTTGTATCCTTATGTTCATGCGATGAGCATTATGTTTCCAGCCATGGCGGACTTACCGACGAGGAAGTATCGTACATAAAGCAACGACAGCTGCTTTATTACAGAGATGAGTTCGGTGACAGAGGGGAGAACGTCACCGTCGACCCGTCACTGGTTTTTGAAAACCCGAGGTTGAGAAACGCTTATATAGCTTTACAAGCTTGGAAAAAAGCGATTCTTTCCGACCCGTTTAATCTCACCGCCGATTGGGTTGGATCCGGGGTGTGTGACTATACTGGTGTTTACTGTGCTCGAGCACTTGATAACAAGAGAATCAGAACCGTCGCCGGTATTGATTTAAACCATGGAGATATTGCCGGATACTTGCCGGAGGAGCTTGGGTTACTCACCGATCTGGCATTGTTTCATATCAACTCGAACCGGTTTTGTGGTACGGTTCCGCATAAGTTTATAAAGTTGAAGCTGATGTTCGAGATGGATCTTAGCAACAATCGGTTCGCCGGTAAGTTCCCTGAAGTGATTCTTAAGCTTCCTTTACTTAAATTTTTGGATTTGAGGTTTAATGAATTTGAAGGAACTGTGCCCAAAGAGCTTTTTGATAAAGATTTGGATGCTATTTTTATTAATCACAACCGGTTTAGATTTAATCTACCGGATAATTTTGGTAACTCGCCGGTTTCTGTTATTGTTTTGGCTAATAACAAGTTTCACGGTTGTGTGCCGGCGAGTCTTGGGAACATGACGGGTCTTGAAGAGATAATTTTAATGAACAATGGGTTTCGATCTTGTTTGCCGGAGCAAATTGGGAGGTTGAGAAATATGACTGTTTTTGATGTTAGCTTTAATGAGTTAATGGGTACTTTGCCGGAGCAAATTGGGAGAATGGTGAGTCTTGAACAGCTAAATGTGGCACATAATATGTTGTCTGGGAAGATTCCAGCAAGTATTTGTCGGTTGCCAAAGTTGGAGAATTTTACGTTTTCGTATAATTTCTTCACCGGAGAACCGCCGGTTTGTTTGGGGTTACGTGCTTTTGACGATAGGAGGAACTGTTTGCCGGCGAGGCCTTTACAACGGAGTGCTGCTCAATGTAGGTCTTTCTTGTCTAGACCGGTGGATTGTAATTCATTTAGATGTGCTCCTTTTGTTCCTTCTTTGCCGTCTCCTCCTCCGCCTTCTCCGCCGCCGGTTGTAGTGCTGTCACCGCCACCCCCATCGCCTGTTTTTATTCCACAATCACCACCTCCGCCGCCGCCACCGCCAGTATACTCTCCCCCTCCCCCTTCACCACCTCCACCTCCGCCGCCACCTGTGTACTCTCCTCCTCCACCGCCACCATCTCCACCTCCACCTGTTTATTCACCTCgacctccaccaccaccaccaccaccaccagtttactctccaccaccaccacctccatcCCCACCTCCACCATCACCCCCGCCACCTACTTATCCATCACCACCTCCACCATCTCCTCCACCACCTTCACCAGTATACTGTGTGAGGTCTCCACCTCCTCCACCACCAAATTCACCCCCTCCTCCACCTCCATTGTTTTCCCCACCTCCACCAGTTCCTTACTACTATAACTCCCCGCCACCGCCACACCATTCACCGCCACCTCCTGTACATTCTCCACCACCCCCACCACATTCACCTCCTCCACCAATTTATCCATACTTatctccaccaccaccaccacctcctgTTTATTCCCCACCTCCTCCAGTTCactcaccaccaccaccatcaccTCCTCCATGTATTGAGccacctccaccaccaccaccaccatcccCACCTCCACCATCACCCCCGCCACCTACTTATCCATCACCACCTCCACCATCTCCTCCACCACCTTCACCAGTATACTGTGTGAGGTCTCCACCTCCTCCACCACCAAATTCACCCCCTCCTCCACCTCCATTGTTTTCCCCACCTCCACCAGTTCCTTACTACTATAACTCCCCGCCACCGCCACACCATTCACCGCCACCTCCTGTACATTCTCCACCA CCACCACATTCACCTCCTCCACCAATTTATCCATACTTatctccaccaccaccaccacctcctgTTTATTCCCCACCTCCTCCAGTTCactcaccaccaccaccatcaccTCCTCCATGTATTGAGccacctccaccaccaccaccaccatcccCACCTCCACCATCACCCCCGCCACCTACTTATCCATCACCACCTCCACCATCTCCTCCACCACCTTCACCAGTATACTGTGTGAGGTCTCCACCTCCTCCACCACCAAATTCACCCCCTCCTCCACCTCCATTGTTTTCCCCACCTCCACCAGTTCCTTACTACTATAACTCCCCGCCACCGCCACACCATTCACCGCCACCTCCTGTACATTCTCCACCACCCCCACCACATTCACCTCCTCCACCAATTTATCCATACTTatctccaccaccaccaccacctcctgTTTATTCCCCACCTCCTCCAGTTCactcaccaccaccaccatcccCTCCTCCATGTATTGAGccacctccaccaccaccaccaccatgtGTGGAGTACACGCCATTACCGCCGCCACCATCACCATCACCCCCACCCCCAATTCATTACAAACCACCTCCATCACCTTCACCCCCACCCCCACCAATCCATTATCATTCACCTCCACCGGCTCCCGTATACGAAGGGCCACTTCCACCAGTAATCGGAGTATCATACGCTTCACCTCCACCGCCACCTTTCTATTGA